ATAATATTAAACTAGTTAGATTAGGAGGAACAAACATATGAATATTTATGATAAATATATAGACGAAGTAACTAAAATTGGTAGAATTACAATATTATTAGGAGTACTTGCATCACTTGCTCCAGCAATGTTAATGACATTTTATTTTGGATTTAACCCAGGATTAGCAGCAATAGCTGCAGGAGCAATTTCTCAAATATCTGTATCTGGAGCTTTCTGGTTTAGTGAGCCAATTAGTTACTATCCAATAGTTGGAAGAGCAGGATTATATATGGGGTTCTTATCAGGTAACCTTGTAAATATGAGAATACCAGCTGCAATATCAGCACAAGAAGCATCAGGACACTTAGCAGGAACAGACGAAGGATCAATTATGGGAACAATAGGAATTGGAGTTTCAATTTGGGTTGGAGCATTCTTCTTAGTTCTTTCAATAATAGCTGGAGAAACAATTTTATCAGCTTTACCGCCATCATTTATGCAAATGTTAAATCTTATAATACCAGCACTATTTGGAGGAGTTTTCACTCAATTTGCAATGAAATCACCAAAAGCTGCAGTATTCTCTTTAGCAGTATCATTTATAATGATCAAAGTTGTAGATTTTATTCCAGGAAAACCAGCATTCTTAGTAACAGTAGTAGCAGTATTTGCAACAATCTACTATGCTAAAATACTTATGGCAAAAGAAGCACAAACACAAGCTCAAGCAGCTTAATTAAAATTATAAATTTTATAGTTAAGAGAGGTTAAAATGAATAGAGATAGAATGGTATCTAATTTTATAGAGATGATAAAAATACACTCACCATCGTTAAAAGAAAAGGAATATACTGATTACTTAGTCGCTCTTTTAGAGGAAATGGGTCTTGAAATATATTTAGATAATGGATATGTAAATTATGGTGGAACAGCACCTACAATATTTGGAAAATTAAAAGGAAATATTGATGGAAAAGGGATTACTTTAGCAGCTCATACAGATGTAGTTGAACCGTCAAAGGGTGTTAATCCTATAATTGAAGGGGATATTATTAAAACTGATGGAACTACAACTTTAGGTGGAGATGACAAAGGTGGAATAGCATCAATTATTGAAACTTTAAGAACTATAATTGAGACTGGTGTTAGTCATGAAGATATCTATTTAATTTTAACTCCTTGTGAAGAAAATGCAATGCTTGGAGCAAAAAATATAGATTGGAATAGTGTTCCACCTCATATGATTCCAGCAAAGGATACTATTGTTATAGATAACGCAGGAAGAGCTGGATTAATTGCTCATACAGCACCAAGTAGATATAACTTTAGAATAACTTTTAAAGGAAGAAAAGCTCATGCAGGAATAGAACCTGAAAAGGGATTAAACGCTATTCAATTAGCATCAATGGCAATTGGAAATATGAAAATGGGAAGAATAGATTCTTTAACTACATCAAATATGGGAACAATCGAATCAAATTTTCCAAGTAATGTTGTTGCTGACTTATGTGTTGCAACTGGAGAGGTTAGAGGGCATTCAAAAGAGACAATTTTAAAAACTTTAGAAGGGTATAAGAAGTGTTGTGAAGATGCTGTTAACTCTTTTGGTGGAGAGTTTGAATTTAAAGAGGTTTGTGATTTCCCAGCATTAAAACCAATTGATGATTTAAAATTTGCAAACTCTTTTGCAAAAATTTATGAGGCTATGGGAGTTGAAACTCAACTTCAAGTTATAGGTGGAGGATCTGACAGTAATATATTTGCTGAAAGAGGATATAATTCGATTATTATTGGAGTAGGAATGTATGATGTACACACTGTAAATGAATCATTAGATATTAATGAGCTTTGTAAAACAACAGAAGCTTTAATAAACTATATAAGTAGATAGTGAACTCCCACCGCCCTAATATAGAGGACGAGGTTTTCTCGGGGCGTCTTGATAAAAAAGGAGAAATAATTTTCTCCTTTTTTTATCTAATTTTACATAATATTTAAAGCCTTTAAAGACTCTTTTACCATTTCTTCACGCTTAGGTAAATCTTTACCTTCTTTCATATCTAAATTTATAGCAAAACTATATATCTTGCCATCTTTTTCTACCCAACCAATAAACCATCCAACTGGAATTTCTATATTTGAAGTTGCCCAGCCAGTTTTTCCGTGTAGAGTCCACTCTTTAGTCTTTTCTAAAATTGTTATCTCTTGAACTTGTTTTTGAATATCTTTAGCATACGGTAGTTCATTTGTGGCTAATTTAGTTAATAACTCACATTGCTCTACTGCACTAATTTTTAGAGGTCCTCTTAACCAAAATTGATCAACATCTTTTCCAATTTTTTTATTTCCAAAATTTAATTTATTGATTTCTTCTTGCATTTTTTTTGTCCCAATTTTTCTAGCTAGTAATTGATAAGCTGGAACTTGTGAAACCTTAATAGCGTATCTTAAATTCGAATCTTGAGCCCAACTTTTTAAAAATACTTTCTCACCGTTATATTTATAGAAAATATCGTCTACATTTTTAACTGCTCCAGTATTTAACCCAATTAGAGAATTATAAATTTTAAAAGTAGAAGCTGGATAAAATTGTACTTCTGCTCTTTTTTTGTTATAACCAGTGAAACTATCATTTTGTACATCATAAAGTACAAAAGTTCCTTCTAACTTATTTTTTTCAAATATTTCTTCAATTTTTTTATTTTCAGTGAAATTTAAAGCTAGTAACTGAATTGATAAAATTAGAAAAATATTTAAAATATAAAACGCTCTTTTTTTCATAATTAGAATTAACTCCTTTTTATTTTTTGCTCTTTAGCGTATCATATAATCTGTAAATTGTAAATCTATTATAAGAGAATAAAAAAACGCAAAAGACAACTAAAAAAGAACTAGAAAAATGTTCAATAATTAGTACATTATAAAAAATGTACTAATTTTAAGAATATAATTTTTATACCTAATTAGTTTTTGAGGCACCTCAAAATTGATTTTACGAGGTTATTTTTTTGAAATTATTTTTTATAAATTTTTAAAATACCCAATTAGTGGAACTTTTAGACAAAAATGTTTTAAAATTAAAAAAGCTGAAATAAAATATTTTATTTCAGCTTTTCTATTAAAATTTATAAGTTACACTTATTCCACCTTGTGGTTGAAGTTTCCAATCTTTTTGAGAAGAACCCCAAACTTGATTTGAATACTTTACTTGTGCAAATAAATCCATACTTAAATCTTGAGAATGATTATATGTTAGCTTAAACTGTGGTAGAACAAAGGCATTAAACATATTTGAATAACTTTTATCACTATCTAATTTTGCAGGCCATAACCATCCATATCCATGATCAATTATCCAAAAAGTTGGTTTCCATCCTTTTTCACTGTTATTGGTGAAAATATATGGATCAAATCCAGTAGAAAAATTAAATTGAAGATTTGTTTTTTCATTAAATTGATATATATTCTTAGAATATTCAAGCCAAGAAACAATTGCAAAATAATTCATTTCATCTTTTTTATCTACTTTAAAATCTCCATTATACCATTCTTTTGATAGATAACCATTAAATTGAAATTTAAAATCTTCGTAAATTTTAAATTGTGTTAATAAATTAAGAGCTGCATGGTTCATATGACCATTGGGACTAGATTTAACATATGATCCATAAAAATAAAGTGGCTGTATAGCAAATTGTAAAACTTCAAAATTTTCAGTTCTAGGAAAATATTTATAAAAATCTACTGATGAACTAATCCAAGTCCAGTACTTATCGTCTGATGATTTGAAAAAGTTTGTCTGTCTTGCCCCTACTTGAGTTCTCCAAACAGCTTTTGTATTGAAAAAGTTTTTATGAACATATTCAAAATGCCCTTTAGGAACACTAAAATCATGATTAGATTTATTGCTGTCTTTTTCATAATCTCCACTATAAATATTTGATAATCTATTCCATTCGAAAAATAATGACCATTGTGGAGCAAAATTATAATCTAAATAAAGCATTGGATGAGATGTTGCTGTTTTATATTTCCCTGAATTTCCATAGATTGTAAATATTGTTCCAACTTCCCCATAAGGTATAAAAGACTCTTGTAATAAATTTTCTTCTTGCTTTATTCTTTTTTTATAAGAGTTCTCGATGCTATTTCCTATCTCTGTACTTTTAAGTTCTGCAAAAGCTTTATTATACAATACTGAAGATAGGATTAAAGAAAATATTAAACTTCTTTTATTCATAAAATACTCTCCTCACGTATCAATATTTTAGCTAACGTAGAAATTTAAATATTCCATGTTGAAGCTAATCTTGTTACCCAAATCCAGAATGGTGCTGCAACCATAAATAGAAGTACACTTACCGCTAGAGATGAAGTTCCTGTACGAACATAAACTTGATAACGACTACTTATTATAATTCCAGAAAATGCTGGTGGTAAAGCTCCTGAAAGAACAAGCATCTGAAGATGAATCGGATCTAATTTTACTAATAATCCAACAATTAATAAAAGTCCTGGCATTAATATTAATTTTATAAATGTATTATAAATAATTTCTAAATCGAACTCGAATTTTAATCCAGATAATGTTAATCCAGCAGCGAATACAGCTACCCCTGAGTTTGCCTTTGAAATTAACTCAAAGTTTGGATCTAATATTGGTGGAAATTCTATTCCTAATAAAACAATTATAACCGCTAGGATAGGAGCCCATGCAACTGGTTGTGTCAATGCACTTATAACTGGATTTTTTTCTAATTTTTGCATCTCTTGTTCAAATTCATCAATATCTTTTTTTATTCCAGTTTCACTACTTAAATCTTTTATAAGTTGATTTTGAACTTTTGCTCCGCCAGGATTAAGTAAAGATAAACCAATAGGTATTGTAATTGCATTTACAACTATAGAAACTATTGCTACAACAAGCCCTGTATTAGCAGTTGCTCCAAATATTGGGTCTAGAACTGCAAATCCTAAAAATCCGATAGTAGGTGATCCTGCAATCAATGCACAAACAGCGGCTTCTCCTTTTGTATGCTTAAAGAATTTATAGCAACTAAAGAATGACCACATAAAAACACCTACGATAACAAATGTACTTACCAATGTTAATTTGATATCTTCAAATAACATATGTCTATCAGCTTTTACGATTGATACGAATAAAGCTGCAGGAAGTGCATAGTTTAAAACTAACTTGTTAAAACTTCTAGCATTATCTTGATTAAAAGCTTTACTTTTACCTGCATAAAATCCTAAAAGCATTATGACGAAAATAGGAATTATATCTTTCATTATAATATTCCACATATTACCAACTCCTTTTTATTTTTTAGCCTTTTATTGTTAGCTTTTTACTCCAGTTTTTGGATTTAAAGAAGTTATATGTCCACTTTCTGTTCCAGTTTCAGTGTCTATAACACAATTAATTAAAGTTGGCTTTAAAGATTCAATGCCTTTTGTAATTGCATCTTTTAGTTCGTCTTGTGTTGTTGCATTGTATGGTGTTCCTCCGAAAGCTTCAATAAGCTTATCATATCTTGCAGAAGCCATAAGAGTTGTTGGAGAAGGATCTGTTCCTCCGCCTAAATTTTTGTGATCACCACGATAAATTCCACCGTTGTTAAAGATTACAATAGTAATTGGTAATTTATATCTACAAATTGTTTCTATTTCCATTCCACTAAATCCAAATGCACTATCTCCTTCAATAGCTAAAATAGGTTTTCCACTTGTAATTGCTGCACCAATTGCAAATCCCATTCCAATTCCCATTACTCCCCAAGTTCCACAATCAAGACGTCTTCTTGGATAATACATATTAACTACATTTCTTGTATCATCTAATGTGTTTGCTCCTTCGTTAACTAAATATATATCTTTATGAGAATCGACTACTTCTTTAACTATTTTTAAAGCATTGTAATAATTCATAGGAGAAGTTACTGTCTCTAATTTTGTTGTCATTTTTTCTATATTTGTTTCTTTATCATTTTCAATATCTTGAATCCAAGTTGGATCAGTTTTTATTGATATTTTTTCCAATCCACTAACTAATAGTTCCATACTAGATTCAATATCTCCTACTACAGGAACTTCGATTGGACGATTGCTATCAATTTCTTTAGGGTCAATTTCTAATTGAATAAAACGAACGTCAGGATTCCAATGTTTCCCTTTTCCATGACTTAAAAGCCAATTTAATCTAGCTCCTATAAGCATAACTGTGTCAGCATTTTTTAATACAAGTGAACGTGCAGCAGCAGCGCATTGTGGATGATCATCAGAAAGTAATCCTTTAGCCATAGACATTGGTAAATATGGAATTCCAGTTTTTTCTAAGAATTCTTTTATCAAATTGTCAGCTTGTGAATAAGCAGCTCCTTTACCTAATAAAACTAATGGTTTCTTAGATTTTGATAATAGTTCTAAAGCTTTTATTATAGAGTCAGAACTTGGAATAGATTTAGGTGCAGGGGTTTCAACTTTGAATAAAGTTTTTTCAGCTTCAGCTTTATCAATAACACTTCCCAATAGAGCTGTTGTTACATCTAAATAAACTCCACCTGGTCTTCCAGACGTTGCTGCACGAATAGCTCTAGCTAGTCCAATTGCAATATCTTCTGGTTTATTGATTCTATATGCAGCTTTAGCAAACGCCTTAGCTACATTCATTTGATCGAGTTCTTCATAGTCTCCTTGTTGTAAATCAATGATTGCTCTATCGCTAGAACCACTTATTTGAATCATAGGAAAACCGTTAACTGTTGCATTTGCTAAAGCAGTTAATCCATTTAGAAATCCTGGGGCTGAAACAGTTAGACATATGCCAGGTTTCTTTGTTAAATACCCACTAATTGCTGCAGCATTACCTGCAGATTGTTCATGCCTAAATCCGATGTATCTAATTCCTTCTTCTTGAGCATGTCTTGCTAAGTCTGTTACAGGAATTCCAACTAATCCATAAATTGTATCAATTTCATTTTTTTTAAATGCTTGGACTAGAAGATGCATTCCATCTGTTATGTTATCAATTTGATCATTCTGAACAGTAGACATAAAAACCCTCCTTTAATAAAAAATAGTTAAGGTGATTTTGTGGTAATCGATTTTGGTTACCACAAAATCTAATTATTTATTTACATACAACATGTTTTTCACGAAATTCTTTTATTTCATCATCAGAATATCCAATTTCTTTTAATATTTCATCTGTATGTTCACCTAATAATGGAGCACTTTTTATTTCAGGAGTAAAGTTAGAAAACTTTTGAGGACAACCAATTGTTAAATATTCTCCACGTTTTGGCTGTGGAACTTTTACAAGAGTTCCACATTTATGAAGTGATTCATCTTTTTCAATTTCGGCAATGCTTAAAACTGGTCCACATGGAACACCAAATTTACTTAATTCACTAATAACTTCATACTTATCTTTTGTTATTGTATATTTTTCAATTTCAGCATAAATTTCTTGTTTTACTAAATTTCTAGCAGCAGGAGTATTAAATTTAGGATCATTTATCCATTTTGTTATTCCCATACCTTCACAAGCTTTATCAAAAGCTTTATCTTCATTTTGAAGAACTATATATACATAAGCATTAGAATCAGTTTCCCAACCTTTACACTTATAAC
This DNA window, taken from Cetobacterium sp. NK01, encodes the following:
- the blaOXA gene encoding class D beta-lactamase yields the protein MKKRAFYILNIFLILSIQLLALNFTENKKIEEIFEKNKLEGTFVLYDVQNDSFTGYNKKRAEVQFYPASTFKIYNSLIGLNTGAVKNVDDIFYKYNGEKVFLKSWAQDSNLRYAIKVSQVPAYQLLARKIGTKKMQEEINKLNFGNKKIGKDVDQFWLRGPLKISAVEQCELLTKLATNELPYAKDIQKQVQEITILEKTKEWTLHGKTGWATSNIEIPVGWFIGWVEKDGKIYSFAINLDMKEGKDLPKREEMVKESLKALNIM
- a CDS encoding M20/M25/M40 family metallo-hydrolase is translated as MNRDRMVSNFIEMIKIHSPSLKEKEYTDYLVALLEEMGLEIYLDNGYVNYGGTAPTIFGKLKGNIDGKGITLAAHTDVVEPSKGVNPIIEGDIIKTDGTTTLGGDDKGGIASIIETLRTIIETGVSHEDIYLILTPCEENAMLGAKNIDWNSVPPHMIPAKDTIVIDNAGRAGLIAHTAPSRYNFRITFKGRKAHAGIEPEKGLNAIQLASMAIGNMKMGRIDSLTTSNMGTIESNFPSNVVADLCVATGEVRGHSKETILKTLEGYKKCCEDAVNSFGGEFEFKEVCDFPALKPIDDLKFANSFAKIYEAMGVETQLQVIGGGSDSNIFAERGYNSIIIGVGMYDVHTVNESLDINELCKTTEALINYISR
- a CDS encoding AEC family transporter yields the protein MWNIIMKDIIPIFVIMLLGFYAGKSKAFNQDNARSFNKLVLNYALPAALFVSIVKADRHMLFEDIKLTLVSTFVIVGVFMWSFFSCYKFFKHTKGEAAVCALIAGSPTIGFLGFAVLDPIFGATANTGLVVAIVSIVVNAITIPIGLSLLNPGGAKVQNQLIKDLSSETGIKKDIDEFEQEMQKLEKNPVISALTQPVAWAPILAVIIVLLGIEFPPILDPNFELISKANSGVAVFAAGLTLSGLKFEFDLEIIYNTFIKLILMPGLLLIVGLLVKLDPIHLQMLVLSGALPPAFSGIIISSRYQVYVRTGTSSLAVSVLLFMVAAPFWIWVTRLASTWNI
- the oxc gene encoding oxalyl-CoA decarboxylase, translated to MSTVQNDQIDNITDGMHLLVQAFKKNEIDTIYGLVGIPVTDLARHAQEEGIRYIGFRHEQSAGNAAAISGYLTKKPGICLTVSAPGFLNGLTALANATVNGFPMIQISGSSDRAIIDLQQGDYEELDQMNVAKAFAKAAYRINKPEDIAIGLARAIRAATSGRPGGVYLDVTTALLGSVIDKAEAEKTLFKVETPAPKSIPSSDSIIKALELLSKSKKPLVLLGKGAAYSQADNLIKEFLEKTGIPYLPMSMAKGLLSDDHPQCAAAARSLVLKNADTVMLIGARLNWLLSHGKGKHWNPDVRFIQLEIDPKEIDSNRPIEVPVVGDIESSMELLVSGLEKISIKTDPTWIQDIENDKETNIEKMTTKLETVTSPMNYYNALKIVKEVVDSHKDIYLVNEGANTLDDTRNVVNMYYPRRRLDCGTWGVMGIGMGFAIGAAITSGKPILAIEGDSAFGFSGMEIETICRYKLPITIVIFNNGGIYRGDHKNLGGGTDPSPTTLMASARYDKLIEAFGGTPYNATTQDELKDAITKGIESLKPTLINCVIDTETGTESGHITSLNPKTGVKS